From Panthera uncia isolate 11264 chromosome X, Puncia_PCG_1.0, whole genome shotgun sequence, the proteins below share one genomic window:
- the MBNL3 gene encoding muscleblind-like protein 3 isoform X5, giving the protein MSARCRDFFFDEHNVGGFQDGSHMGRCARENCKYLHPPPHLKTQLEINGRNNLIQQKTAAAMFAQQMQFMLQNAQMASLTSFPVNPPLAANPAMAFNPYLPHPGMGLLPAELVPNAPVLISGNAPLALPGAAGPKPMRSDKLEVCREFQRGNCTRGENDCRYAHPTDVSMIEASDNTVTICMDYIKGRCSREKCKYFHPPAHLQAKLRAAHHQMNHSAAAAMALQPGALQLIPKRSALEKTNGATPVFNPSVFHCQQALAGLQLQPPAYIPAGPILCMAPASSVVPMMHGATPTTVSAATPPAASVPFAATAAGNQIPPLSIDELNSSMFVSQM; this is encoded by the exons ATGAGTGCCAGATGtagagatttcttctttgatgaaCACAACGTCGGGGGATTTCAGGATGGTTCTCACATG GGTCGGTGTGCTAGAGAGAACTGCAAGTATCTCCACCCTCCTCCACACCTAAAAACGCAGCTGGAAATTAATGGACGGAACAATCTGATTCAACAGAAGACTGCCGCAGCCATGTTCGCCCAGCAAATGCAGTTTATGCTCCAGAATGCTCAGATGGCATCACTT ACTTCTTTTCCTGTGAATCCACCCCTTGCAGCTAATCCTGCCATGGCTTTCAATCCTTACTTACCTCATCCTGGGATGGGCCTGCTTCCTGCTGAACTTGTACCGAATGCACCTGTTCTGATTTCTGGAAACGCGCCTCTCGCATTGCCAGGAGCTGCCGGTCCCAAACCGATGCGTTCAGATAAACTGGAG GTTTGCCGAGAATTCCAGCGCGGAAACTGTACCCGTGGTGAGAACGATTGCCGCTACGCTCACCCTACAGATGTTTCCATGATCGAGGCAAGCGATAATACTGTGACCATCTGCATGGATTACATCAAAGGCCGATGCTCCCGGGAGAAATGCAAGTACTTTCATCCTCCTGCTCACTTGCAAGCCAAACTCAGGGCAGCTCATCACCAGATGAACCACTCAGCTGCCGCCGCGATG GCCCTTCAGCCTGGTGCACTTCAACTGATACCAAAGAGATCGGCGCTTGAAAAGACCAATGGTGCCACTCCGGTCTTTAACCCCAGTGTTTTCCACTGCCAGCAGGCTCTGGCTGGCCTGCAGCTCCAGCCACCAGCATATATCCCTGCAG GGCCCATACTGTGCATGGCACCCGCTTCAAGTGTTG TGCCCATGATGCACGGTGCAACACCTACCACTGTGTCTGCAGCAACACCACCTGCCGCCAGCGTTCCGTTCGCTGCAACAGCCGCAGGCAATCAG ATACCCCCATTATCAATAGATGAACTGAATAGCAGCATGTTTGTTTCACAGATGTAG